The Candidatus Eremiobacterota bacterium genome segment TTCTATACGCAATTGACGGATACGTCAATTGCGTACCACCGAGTTCCAGAGGAAGGGCGCCTGACACGCGCCGGCAAGCCTCGCTCTAAGGAGGGAGGTGCCGCTTCGGTGTGCTCTTCAGTTGCGGCTGCGCTAAAAGTACGCGGCGCCGGTGGTGGTGTCGAAGAGGTGCATGCGGTCGGGGTTGATGCTGAGGGCGATGGTGTCGCCGGCGGCGATCGTGGCGTGGGCGGGGGCGGTGAGCTGGCCGCCGGCGGTGAAGTAGAGAACTTGCTCGGAGCCGAGCGGTTCGACCACGTCCACCACCGCGGAGATCGCGCCCGCGCCGTTCGCGTGGAGCGCGACGTCCTCGGGGCGCACGCCGAGCGTCGCCTCGCCGTTCGTCGCGTTAGCGACGGCGGCTTTGCGAAGGAGTAGCCGCCCGGCCTACATCGCGAGAGAGCCGAGCACGCTGCATGCTAGTCCTCGCTGTATATTTTCGGTTTGCGAACGCAAGCGCAGCCGTATACCGAGCAGCCGTCGCCGTTGTGATCCTTTGGCGCATGGCCGCAGCGGCACGCCTTCACGTACTCTACGGTTTCCATGGCTGTAGTCTATGCGAAGTTCCGCTAATCGCGCTGTGCGCTGCAACACCGTCGCGCGACATTTGACGCTGCGCTTAACGCGCTTTCATCATCCCTTTACCGGAACGCGGCGCAGCGCGCATCGTCGCTGAGGATCCGGACGGTCGAGGCGGGATGACGGTCTGGCGGCAGACCGTTGTGGCGTACCGACCATTGCGGAGCGGCTCGACGAGTCGCGCACGGGCGAGCGACTCGCCCGCCTCATAGCAATCGAGGTCCACCACAAGGATCCGCAGGACGAGGAGCGCCGCCGCTCGGTCGTCGAGCGGCGCAGTAGCTACATCGGAAAGCAACGGATCAGCATGGTCGCTGCGTGATGGCGGCGATTAGATACGTCTCCACGGCGTCTCGCGCTCGGTCAAGGAGTAGCCGGGCCGGCGGCTACGCACGGAGGGTCCCTTCCGCTCGACCTTGACGATAAGCCGACCCTTCGCGTCGCGCTTCTGATGAAGATTTATCGCGACGTGCAGCCGGTCGACGAGCGTCATCAGACGGTCCAGGGAGAAGCGACTCAGCTTTCCGCGCATGAGGCGCGAGACGTCGGCTTGGTCGATCCCGAGAACTTGCGCTGCTGTGGACTGGTTGAGCTGACGTTCTTCGATGACTTCGTTAATGACGTTCAGGATGCGCGACTTCCGTAGGAGCTCGTCAGCGTCAGTCCGGTTGAGTTGCGCGAAGATGTTTCCGGTGCGGCGGGTGATCTTAACTTTTTCATCGCTTGGTCCGGTAGTTTTCTTCATAGTACTCCTTCGCTTGCCTGTAGCGCTGACGGGTACGATCCTCGTCCCGCTTCGGAGTCTCGCTCCCTGACTTCGACTTTTTCACGAAGACATCGAGGACGTAGACGACGCCATGAAATTTGGTCGTGTATTGGGCGCGTATCTCGCGGTTGTGATCGTCGTGGGCCACGATTTCCATGACGTACCGGAGGTCGCCGCCGTGCATCGGCTTGGCGTAACCCGCCTTCTTTCCGTGTTGAGCGAGGTCGAGCGCGTATCCGATTTCATCTTGGACATCTTCAGGCAGCGCGACAAGGTCTTCGTACGCGGAGCCCATCCACTCGACGGGCTTCTCGTCCCTCGCCTCCGCGCGGCTCACTGGAGATATGACACTTCTGCCATAAGGACCTGCACCGCCGCCCTCATGCGCGTTCCTTGCATGCCGCGGTCGGTGCCCCGCGGCAGCGCGCCTCAGTCTTTCAATGTGATTCCGCAGAAACAGCGGATCGCCGACGCGCGTACGAGGGCGACAGCCGTTCGGTCATGCTGGGGCTGATCAAGCAGTAGCCCTAGAAGTACGCGACCCCTGTGGTTGCGTCGAAGAGGTGCATGCGGTCGGGGTTGATGCCGAGCGGGATCATGTCGCCGGCGGCGATCGTGGCGTGAGCGGGGGCGCGGGCGGTGAGCTGGGCGCCGACAGCGGTGAAGTAGAGGACTTGCTCGGAGCCGAGCGGTTCGACGACGTCCACCACCGCGGAGATCGCGCCGGCGCCGTTCGCGTGCAGAACGACATCCTCGGGGCGCACGCCGAGCGTCGCCTCGCCGTTCATCGCGTTGCCGACGGCGGCTTTGCGCGCGTCGGGGATGCGCAGCGAGAACGACGGACCGCGGGCGAAGAGCGCGTCGCCTTCCGCTTCAAGGCGGCAGGGCAGAAAGCTCATCGTCGGCGAGCCGATGAAGCCGGCGACGAACTGGTTCGCGGGAAGGTCGTAGACGTCTTGCGGCGGCGCCACCTGCTGCACGACGCCGTCCTTCATCACGACGATCCGGTGGCCCATCGTCATCGCCTCGACCTGATCGTGCGTCACGTAGATCATCGTCGTCGCGACGCGCTGCTGCAGCTTCACGATCTCGCCGCGCGTCTGCACGCGCAGCTTCGCGTCGAGGTTCGAGAGCGGCTCGTCCATCAGGAAGACCGCCGGATGGCGGACGATCGCGCGGCCGAGCGCGGCGCGCTGGCGCTGTCCGCCCGAAAGCTCCTTCGGCTTGCGCTTCAGCAGCGGGCCGAGCCCGAGGATCTCCGCCGCCTCCTTGACGCGCTCGTCGATCTGCGCCTTCGGAACGCTGCGCATCCGCAGCCCGAACGCCATGTTGTCGTAGACGTTCATGTGCGGGTAGAGCGCGTAGTTCTGGAACACCATCGCGACGTCGCGGTCCTTCGGGCCAAGCTCGTTGACGCGCCGCTCGCCGATGAAGATGTCGCCGCCGCTCGTCGTCTCCAGACCGGCGATCATCCGCAGCGTCGTCGATTTCCCGCAGCCCGACGGCCCGACCAGCACGACGAACTCGCGGTCGGCGATCTCCAGCGTGACCCCGTCGACCACGACCGTTTCGCCGAACCGCTTGCTGACCGACTGCAGCCGCACCGAAGCCATGCGAGGACTTACGTTCGCGACGACCGCTCGCCCTTCGACAAGCTCAGGGTGACACGGAGTTTTCGCCCCGGGTGATGGAGACTTCTAGAGCGCTACTACCGGGGAGGGGCGGGTGCCGAGCCAGGTGGCGAGGTCGGTTTTTTGGTCGACGTGGACGCCTTCGCGGAGCTCGCGGCGGAACTCGCCGAACAGGCCGAACGCCTCGGCGAACGCGTCGTGCTTGTGGATCGACTCGTAGTTGAGCTGGGTCGCGCCGACGTACGTCGTGTCGGGGAAGTCGGCGTAGACGTCCAGCGCGCGCGCGAGGATCCCGCGCACGACGTCCTCGACGAACTTCGGGTTGTGGTGCGCCTTGTTGACGATGAAGAACTCGTCGGGACGCTTGAGCAGATCGTACGTCTCGCTCGACATCGACGACTCGACGATCTCCACCAAGTCCTCGGCGCGGACGTGCTCGGCGAAGCCCGGCTCGGTCCCGAGGTAGACCGCGCCGCGCCCGCGCTGGTTGTGCGTCGCGACCGGCAGCGCGTCGAGCGCGCGCACCGCGTCGGCTTCGCTGAACCCCGCGTCCTGCAGCTCGCGCAGCGAGTGCTCGCGGACCATCAGCTGCGCGCACGGGCAGGCGGTCATGCCCTCCGCTTCGACGCCGACGACGCGGCGCGTGCCGTTTGCGTCGGCGTGCGCGATCCCGACCAGCGTGTACGTCTCCTCGGTGCGCCGGCCGCTGACCGGGGTCCAGCGCTCGAGCGCGAACTCCGCGCGCAGCCGCACGTCGGCGCGCAGCGCGCCTTGCGAGCCGACGATCTCGCGCGCGATCTGCTCGGTGAGGTCCTCGACGCGCGCCGGCTTCGCGCTGCGCGAGAGCACGTCGAGCGTCGCGGCTTCCAGCAGCTCCGAGAAGCGCGACATGTGCACGCCGGCCTTGTCGGGCGCCAAGTCGGCGACCATCGTGAAGTCGCCGAGGAACGAGCGCTCCCGGCCGCCGATCCGGCTGCGGATCACGTGCTTCACCGACGAGACCCCGACGCGGTTGAGCGAGAGCCGCACGTCGGGCTCTTCTTCTTGCCGGTTCGCGGCGAAGTGGATCGCGCGCGCCTTGCGCACGATCCGCTCGTGCGGCACCGCCGCGGCGAGCTCGGCGATCGTCTTGCCGCTGCGCGGGTCGATCACGTCCGGCGCGATCTCCGCCAGCGGGATCAGGTTGAACGCGCGCGAGGCGAGGTACGGGTGCGGCACCTCGAACCGCCCGAAGTTCGCCGTGACGCCTTCGATCAGCAAGACGTCCACGTCGATCGCGCGCGCGGCGAGCGGGGTGCGCGTCTGGCGGCCGATCGCCGTCTCGATCCCACGCGCGAAGGACTCGAACGCGACCGGCTCGAGCGCGGTCGTCAGCTTCGCGGCGACGTTCAGAAACGCCGGCCCCGCGACGCCGTGCGAGGGCGGCGTCTCGTAGAACGACGACACCGCCTCGACGCGCGCTTCCTTGCGCAGCCGCTGCAGCGCGGCCAGGATCGTGCTCTGCCGCTCGCCCAGGTTCGCGCCCAGGCCGACGTAGACGGTGTGCATGCGCCGCTTACAACCGTGCGGCCCGCGCGGAAGTTGCCGGCGCGCTCGCATCCCCGCCTTAGCGAATCCTGATCTTCGCCTCCTCGCCGGTCGACGTCAGCGGCGGCCCGTACATCGCGTACACGTTCGTCGCGGGCGCGGTGAACGAGCCGGCCGTCGTCGCGCGCAGCGTGTAGTGCAGATGGATCGCCGAGTTCGCCCATATGCGGTCGGTGAAGAACACGACCCGGTCGTCGAAGAACTGCAAGCCGCTCCAGTCGTCACCCGACTGGTACTGCGCCGGCTGGTACTCCAACCCGGCCGGGAGCGGATCTTCGACCGCGACGAACTGCGCGTCGCTGTTCGCCGAGACCGTCAGGTCGACGTCGATCTGGTCGCCGACGTGCCATTCGTTGCCGCCCGGCGTCGAATAGGTGCGCCGCACCGTGAACGTCGGGTCGAGCTGCGCGAGCGCGAGCGCCGGAACGTACTGCGTCCAGTCGGTCGACCACGTCAGCGCCCCGGTCCCGGCGCGCTCGAAGCGCAGCGTTCCGCCGCGCCGCAGCAGCTTCGCCGGCACCGTGAACGAGGCCAGCGCGCGCGGCAGCACCGGCGCGTCGATCCGCACGCTCTTCACCACGCGGCCGTCGAGCGTCACCCGCACCGTCTCGTGCGGGTCGAGCTCGTGCTCGTCGAGCGGCACCGCTTCGCTCATCGCGTAGATCGCGGCCGCGGTGTCCTTCGTCGACTCCCACCACGAGCCGTGCTGCTGCGTGCGCAGCCAGTTCACCGCGCGCGCGACGCGCGGGTCGTCCGGCGTCATCGCGTGCACGAACCGCAGCGCGTACGCCGTCGTCTCGATCGGATCGTCCTGCCAGCCGTAGTGCCAGCCGCCGCTCTTCCACTGCGCGTACGTGCCGTCGTCCGAGGTGCGCTGCAACAGCTCGGCGAGCAGCGGCTGCGCGCCGGCGCGGTCGTTCAGCTCGAGGTGCGCGAGCCCGAGCGTCGCGAGCGCGTACGCGTTCAAATTCGTCGCCTGCGCGTCGGTCTTCGCGAGCAAGTCGCGATCGACGGCCTTCGGGTCGGCGTCGGCGAGCGCGAAGAGCATGTACGCGCGCGTGTTCCATTCGGAACCGCTTTGGCGGCCGCCCCACAGCGCCAGCGACTGCGTGTCGCCGGCGGCTTGTCTGGCGAGGCTCTTCACGCCGTTCGCCAGCGTGTCGGCGGGAACCGCATAGCCGTCGTGCGCGAGCTCGGCGAGACCGTAGAGCGCGTACGCCGTCATGAACGGGTTGGCGTGGTCGTGCTCCCACCAGCCCCATGAGCCGTCGTAGTGCTGCAGCTTCACGAGCCGGTCGACGGCGCGCTTCGCGACGTCCTTCGGCGCCGGGCCGTCGGTCGGCGGCAGGTTCATTCGTTTGCGCATCCGGTCGACGTAGATCGCCGGCAGCGCGGCCGACATCGTCTGCTCGACGCAGTAGTACGGATAAACTTGCAGCAGACGCACGCCCGCGGCGAGCTGCGCCAGCGCGCTCGGCGCCAAATCGACGCGCAGATCGCCGGCTTCCGCGCCGTGCGGCAGCCTCAGCGCGAGCGACGTCGCCGACGGCAGCTTCCCTGCCGCGCGCACGTGCTGCGGCGTGCCGTCCGACTCGACCGGCAGCGTCGTGCGCATGCCGTCGCTCAGCGTGCCGCTCGTGCCGGCCAGCCGCACCGGCGCCGAGCCCAGCTCGCCGCCGCGCACGTTCCAGCCCACCGACGCGCTCGCGTGCGCGTCGAACCGCGCGGCCGTCGTGTCGTCGGCGACGCCGAGCTCGGGCGCCGAGAAGCGCAGCAGCGCGCGCTTCGCCTTGCGCGTCCCTTGCGTGACCGCCGTGATGCGCGCGGCATCGCCGCGGCGCAAGAAGCGCGGCGCGCCGAGCCGCACCAGAAAATCTTTGGTCACCAGCGCGCCGCCGTGGCCGGCGCCGACATCGGTCTGCGGCGTGATCGCGACGCCGCTCGCGGTGTACGACGTCAGCGAGTCCGGCCAGTTGAACGTGACCACCGCGCGCCCGTCGTTGCCGGTCACGACCGCCGGCGTCCAGTACGCCGTGTCACGGAAGTCGCTGCGCAGCTTCTGCAGCGACGGCTTGTTGGTTTGCGCGCCGGCGATCGAGTAGACGTCCGCCGCTTGCGACGGCGCGAACCCCGGCGTCGGCGGCGGCGGCACCAGCGCCGCCGCGCCGCGCGAAGCGACGTTGCCGATCGTCCGCAGCTGCGGCTGAACGTACAGGTACAGCGAGAGCGGCGCGTCGAGGCCGTGCCACGAGCTTCCGTCCTGCCGCCACGGCATTCCGTTGCGGTAGAACGCCCCGTACGGATCGATCGTGCTCTCCGGGCGCAGCGCGAAGATCGCGTCGTCGACGACCGCCAGCGCGATTTGGGCGCGCACCGGTTTTCCTTGCGTGTCGGCGACGCGCACCGCGAAGCGCGCGCGCTCGCCGGGGCCGTAGACGGCCTTGTCCGGACGCACCGCGACGTGCAGCAGGTGCGGCGCCGGAGCGACGTTGAGCGCCGTGTTCGCGCTCGCCATTCCCTGCGCCGTCGGCACGCTGACCGACACCCGGTAGTACGCCGCGTCGGACGGCGGCTCGATCTCGACGGTCGACGCGGTCGTCGCCAGGCGGCGCACGAAGACGCGGTCGGTCGCCCCGCCGACGACGTGCACGAGCGCGTCGACGTCGGCGTGCGGAACCGTGACGAGCAGCGTCGCGCGCTCGCCCGGCGCGTACTCGGCCTTTTGCGGCAACACTTGCGGCTGCTCGAAGGTGTAGCCGCGCTCGTACCGCTGCGCGGCGATCCACACCGCGTTGGACGAAGTGATCTCGCGCCCGCGTTCGTCGCGCGAAGTCGCCTTCACCACGAAGTAGCCGCCCGACGACGGCTTCCAGCGCACCGTCGCGCTGCCGTTCTCGTCGGTCACGACGCTCTGCGCGTCGCCCGTCAGGTCTTCTTCGTGCGAGGTGCGGTCCCACCACTGCCGCGCGAACGTGATGCTGACCGGCGTGTGCGGACGCGCCGGGTAGCGCGGCGCATACGTTTGGCTGCGCACCGTGAGCTCGACGACCTCGCCCAGCACGTTGAAGTACGTCTTCGGAATGATGCCCAAGAAGAACGAGCCCGGCGTGATTTGCGAGAAGGCCTGCGCGGTCACCGTGCGCCCGGAATCGTCGCGCCCGTCGACCTCGACCGTCAGCTGCTTCTCGCGCGTGACGCGTTCGGTCGGAATCGCGATCGTCGCGCGCCCGGCTGCGTCGGCGACGAGGTCGCCCTGCAGCGGGCTCGGCTCGCTTTCGTACACGGGGCGGTAGCCGGCGAAGCGGAACGGCGAGCCGTTCCGCCACCAACCGTACCCCTGGCGGAAGTACGCGCGGTAGTGCAGCTTCATCCCGGCCGCCGGGCGGCCGAAGAAATAGCGCGCCGCGACGCCGAAACGCACGACCTCGCCGCCCGGCGTCGCCGCCGGCCGCGAGACGTCGAGCAGGTACTCGGGTTTCTTGTACGCCTGCACTTCGAACTGGCCGACCGCGCTCGAGCTCTCGCCGCTTCCCGCGCTCAGCATGTACGAGCCCAGCTGCGGATCGTCGCCGAGCGGGATATCGCCGCTGAGCGTGCCGTACGCGTCGAGGTTCCGCTGCGCGGTGAAGATCGTCTTGCCGCTCGGGTCGCGCAGCCGCACCTGCTGTTCCTCGCTCGGGACGCTGAACGCGCCCGGCCCGCCGTCGCGCACGATCGCGCGAAACCGCACGCGATCGCCCGGCCGGTAGATCGGCCGGTCCGTCTGCACGTAGCCGCGCTCCGATGCGCTCTCGTATCCGGTGACGCCGCGCGTGACGGCGAGCGCGCCGTCGTCGCCGCGCGCCACCAGCACGTCGCCCGAGTCGTTCCCTGCGGCACGCGGGAACCAGACGAGGCCGCTCGCGTCGGGGCGGCGCGTCTCGGCCGCGCCGCTGCGCGCCGGATAGCGCTCGAACGCCACGTCGCTGCGCGCGTGCAGCGTGCGCAGATCGACCGCGTATGCGGTAAAGGCGTCGCCCACGTCGGTCGTCGCCACGCCGAGCGAGGTCACGACGGCGAGCTGCACGCCGCGCGGCTGTCCGTTCGCGCGCACCCGCAGACCGTAGAAACCTGGCTTCAGCGTGCCGATCTCGACCGCGTGCGGCTCCTGCTTCGGGTTGTTCGGGATCGTCGTGCGGACGGTCTTGATCGGGCGCCGGTCGTGTTCGAGATCCGCCGCGAGCTTCTCGCTCGCCGCGCCGCGTTCGACCGCGATCAACTCGTCGAGCGAGACCGGCACCACGCCGATCTCGACGTTCACCTCATAATACGACTGGATGGAAACCCGCACGGGCGTGTCCGGCCGGAAGGTCGCCCCCGCGCCGGCGAAGCTGAACTCCGGTGCCGCGCTCGCCGCGCGCACGCACAGCAGGGTCGTGAAAAAGGCCAGGAGACGAAGCAGCGCCCGCATCCCCGGACGTTCGACGAGGCGGCGCTCGCGCACCGCCTCGTTCTCTGTCCTCTTTCTGTCAGACGCTCAGGTCGCGTTAGTGATTGGAGCTGCCCGGCGTCGGCGTCGGCGTCGGTCCGCCGGGGTTCTGCGTCGGCGAGGTCGTCGGGTGCTCCGTCGGCGCCGTCGTCGGGGGGTAGGTCGGGTAGTGCGTCGGCTCGGAGCTCGGGTGTTCCGTCGGCGCGGTCGTCGGCGGATAGGTCGGGTAGTGCGTCGGTTCGGAGCTCGGATGTTCCGTCGGCGCCGTCGTCGGCGGATAGGTCGGATAGTGCGTCGGCTCGGAGCTCGGGTGTTCCGTCGGCGCGGTGGTCGGTGAGGGGCTCGGGCGCGGGGTTTCGTACGGCGTGACGACGCCGACGTGCACGACCGCCGACGCGCCGCGATCGCCGAGGCCGATGATGACGCAGCGGCCTTGGCCGACGGGCGTGATCGTCCACGTCGGGCTGGCGCCGTTCGTGTTGACGATCCCGGTGCAGTCGCCGTGCAGCGAGAACGTCCCGCTGAAGCCCTGTTGCGAGAACGTGACCGGAACCGGCGAGGAGCTCACCGCCGGGAAGTACAGGCTCGTCGGGCTCGCGACGACCGGCGCGGGCTTCGGCTCGGGCGAGTTCGTCGGGACCGTCGAGGGGATCGGCGTCGGGCTCGGCGCGTTCGGGTCCACCTTCAGCAGCACGAGATAGTACGTCTGGTTCGCGCTGAAGGTGATCGGCTTGCCGTTCGAGGCGAAGTCGAACTTCGTCGCCGCGTTGCCGCTCGCGGTCTGCGCGGGCGTGACCGCCGCCGGACCTTCGAACTGCTTCTGCCAGCCGGCGGCGGCGCGCAGCGGATCGTACAGCGCGAGCCAGTACGTCACGCCGTTCGCGGTCGTGAACGTTCCCGGCACGGTGAACGTGAAGGCCGGCGCTTGCGGGAGCGTCACGTCGGCCGAGAACTGCAGCCGCAGGTACGCGATCGCGCCGCTGCTGTTGCTCGTGCCGCCGTCGCGCGTCGTGCGCGCCGTCGTCACACGCGCTCGGGCGAGCGCGGGGACCGAAGAGTCCGCGTTGGCCGAGTACGTCGACGCGACCGTCGTGTCGGGCGGAACGTTTCCACTCGCCGGAAACGCCGCGTTCGCCGCGGCGCCGCTCGCCGCGTCGGACGTCAGCGGAACGGGAACCGTCTGCGCGCCCGGTGCGGGCGTCGGGATCGCGACGGCGTCGCTGGAAGTGAACGCCTGCGAACCGGAGGGTGCCGAGGTGTTCGAGGGCGGCATCGGGCCGCCGTTCGGGGCGCTCGAGCCCGAACCGCCGCCTCCGCCGCAGGACGCCAAGAGCGCGGCGCCGAGAACGACGCCGCCGACGAGCGCTGAAATCCGTTTCATACCGCCCATCCTGCACCAAGCAGCCAGGCGGATGCACGTGTGCTAGCTCACTTAGATACCGTGCGCGGAACTTCGCGTCTCCGCTGTGCGCGGAATCACCGCACGAAATTTTAGATCGCGCGAACGTTGTGAGCCGCCAGCAGCCCCTTCACCCGCACGCGCAGGTCGACCAAGTGCGCGCGCGTTCCGTCGTCGCGCGCGGCCCGGATTGCGCCGTCGAGACGCGCGGCGAGCCGGATCAAGTTGTAGCGCGCGAGCGACTGCGTCTCGCGCGGCAGGTTCAACTGGTCGGCGTACGGCGCCGGCAGCGCGACGATCTCCATCTGCAGGTCGGAGAACCGGCGCTGCAATTCGCGGTGCGTCGGATCGATCGAGGCGCGGCCGAGGTCGTCGTAGACGGCGGCGTTCGTCCAGTTGAAGAGGTCGGCGAGCGTCATCGTGTCGCCGGGCTTGCGCACCTTCAGCTCCTGGTCGGCGATGCGCGCGAGGTTGACCGGCGAGAACAGCTCGGCGATCACGTCGTCCTGCAGTTCGCCGATCACCTCGCGCACCGGAAAGTCCGCGCGCAGCGGGCTGCTGGCGCCCCAGTGCGTGCCGTAGCGCGTCGGCGCGACCGAGTTCAGCAGCTCCGGCGAGAACCGCAAGGCTTTCGAAGAGAGAATGCGGCGGTCGAGCAGCTCGAACGCGCGCCGCTCCTGCGCGCGCGGGATCGCGCGGAACGGCGGCGGCGCGCCGGGCTC includes the following:
- a CDS encoding XRE family transcriptional regulator — encoded protein: MKKTTGPSDEKVKITRRTGNIFAQLNRTDADELLRKSRILNVINEVIEERQLNQSTAAQVLGIDQADVSRLMRGKLSRFSLDRLMTLVDRLHVAINLHQKRDAKGRLIVKVERKGPSVRSRRPGYSLTERETPWRRI
- the ugpC gene encoding sn-glycerol-3-phosphate ABC transporter ATP-binding protein UgpC — translated: MASVRLQSVSKRFGETVVVDGVTLEIADREFVVLVGPSGCGKSTTLRMIAGLETTSGGDIFIGERRVNELGPKDRDVAMVFQNYALYPHMNVYDNMAFGLRMRSVPKAQIDERVKEAAEILGLGPLLKRKPKELSGGQRQRAALGRAIVRHPAVFLMDEPLSNLDAKLRVQTRGEIVKLQQRVATTMIYVTHDQVEAMTMGHRIVVMKDGVVQQVAPPQDVYDLPANQFVAGFIGSPTMSFLPCRLEAEGDALFARGPSFSLRIPDARKAAVGNAMNGEATLGVRPEDVVLHANGAGAISAVVDVVEPLGSEQVLYFTAVGAQLTARAPAHATIAAGDMIPLGINPDRMHLFDATTGVAYF
- a CDS encoding TOBE domain-containing protein, translated to MRPEDVALHANGAGAISAVVDVVEPLGSEQVLYFTAGGQLTAPAHATIAAGDTIALSINPDRMHLFDTTTGAAYF
- a CDS encoding type II toxin-antitoxin system RelE/ParE family toxin; this translates as MGSAYEDLVALPEDVQDEIGYALDLAQHGKKAGYAKPMHGGDLRYVMEIVAHDDHNREIRAQYTTKFHGVVYVLDVFVKKSKSGSETPKRDEDRTRQRYRQAKEYYEENYRTKR
- a CDS encoding GTP cyclohydrolase I FolE2, which gives rise to MHTVYVGLGANLGERQSTILAALQRLRKEARVEAVSSFYETPPSHGVAGPAFLNVAAKLTTALEPVAFESFARGIETAIGRQTRTPLAARAIDVDVLLIEGVTANFGRFEVPHPYLASRAFNLIPLAEIAPDVIDPRSGKTIAELAAAVPHERIVRKARAIHFAANRQEEEPDVRLSLNRVGVSSVKHVIRSRIGGRERSFLGDFTMVADLAPDKAGVHMSRFSELLEAATLDVLSRSAKPARVEDLTEQIAREIVGSQGALRADVRLRAEFALERWTPVSGRRTEETYTLVGIAHADANGTRRVVGVEAEGMTACPCAQLMVREHSLRELQDAGFSEADAVRALDALPVATHNQRGRGAVYLGTEPGFAEHVRAEDLVEIVESSMSSETYDLLKRPDEFFIVNKAHHNPKFVEDVVRGILARALDVYADFPDTTYVGATQLNYESIHKHDAFAEAFGLFGEFRRELREGVHVDQKTDLATWLGTRPSPVVAL